Below is a window of Culturomica massiliensis DNA.
CTTTTCGTTGTGTAATTACAGAATTTTTTCTTTAAAAACGTTAGATATTTTCACTTATTAATCTTAATTTCGTTGCCGAATAGCGGTAGTGACCGAGTAGTTGTAATTTAAAACTTATATAAGATGGCAGAGTTCAAGTATCAGGAGCCGTTTCCGATCGAAAAGGATACGACCGAGTATCGTTTGTTGACGAAAGATTATGTGAAAACCGTGGATTGTGACGGGCGGAAAATTTTGAAAATTGAAAAAGAAGGACTGGAATTATTAGCCCGTGAGGCGTATGCGGATGTTTCCTTTTATCTGCGTGCTTCTCATTTGCAGAAGCTGGCCGATATTTTAAAAGACCCGGAAGCCAGCGATAATGATAAATTTGTCGCTCATACGTTGTTATTGAATCAGGTCGTTTCTGCGGAAGGTCAGCTTCCTACTTGTCAGGATACGGGCACGGCAATTTGTATCGGTATGAAGGGTCAGGACGTATATACCGGATATAATGATGCAGAGGCTATCAGTAAAGGGGTTTTTGAAACTTACCGCGACCGTAATTTGCGTTATTCCCAGGTAGTGCCTTTTACGATGACGGAAGAGAAGAATACCGGGACGAATTTACCGGCACAAATCGATTTGTATGCTACCCAGGGGAATGCCTATAAATTTTTATTTATGACAAAAGGGGGAGGTTCTGCCAATAAAACTTTTTTGTATCAGCAGACCAAAGCCTTATTGAATGAAGAGACATTGACGAAGTTTATTGCGGAGAAAGTACTTGATCTCGGTACATCCGCATGTCCTCCTTATCATTTGGCAGTGGTTATCGGCGGTACATCCGCTGAAGCTTGTCTGGCTACGGTGAAAAAGGCATCTGCCGGATATTACGATCATTTGCCCACTTCCGGTAATGAGGGCGGACGTGCATTCCGGGATTTAGAATGGGAAGCAAGAATTCAGAAAATATGCCAGCAAAAAGGGATCGGCGCTCAATTCGGAGGTAAATATTGGGTACACGATGTCCGGGTGATCCGTTTGCCGCGTCATGCTGCATCCTGTCCGGTCGGTATTGGGGTAAGTTGTAGTGCAGACCGGAATATCAAGGCGAAGGTTACAGAAGACGGTATTTTCCTGGAACAATTGGAGAAGAATCCGGCCCGGTTTTTACCGGCTGAAACGCCGGCTTTGGCGCCTGCAGTAAATATCGATTTGGATCAGCCGATGGAAAATGTGTTGAAAGAACTGACTAAATATCCGGTTAAGACCCGTCTGAATTTGTCGGGTACGTTGATCGTTGCCCGGGATATCGCTCATGCACGTATCAAACAGATGATAGATGAAGGCAAGCCGATGCCCGAGTATTTTAAGAAACATCCGGTATATTATGCAGGACCGGCTAAAACGCCGCAAGGGATGCCTTCCGGTAGTTTCGGACCGACGACAGCCGGGCGAATGGATCCTTATGTAGATCTGTTCCAGTCTATGGGCGGTTCTATGATTATGGTAGCCAAAGGCAACCGTTCGAAAGCCGTTACCGATGCCTGTCAGAAGCACGGAGGTTTCTATCTGGGTTCTATCGGTGGCCCGGCAGCTATTTTGGCTAAAAACAGCATTAAGTCTGTAGAGGTGGTTGATTTCGAAGAATTGGGTATGGAAGCCGTACGTAAGATCCGGGTGGAAAATTTCCCGGCTTTTATTATCGTCGACGATAAAGGCAACGATTTTTTTGCCGAATGGGCACATTAATCGAAGCTTAATTGAATAAGAGGGCCTGGCTATATATCTAGTCAGGCTCTTTTTTATTCAGGAGTATCGGATTTTTGTCCGTGAGTGAATTTATTCCTTCTGTAACGGGCTGATGCCGGAACAAAATCAGTCCCTTTCCGTACATATGCGCATATAGAACAACACATCGTCGAATCGTACCGGATAATGAAAGGCGCTTTATTTGCATTAGCTACAGTATTGACATGGGCACTGATGGGGGTGGTCAATCGCTATTGCGTATCGAAGTACGGTATTAATGTGCTTGTGTTTACGTCTTTTCTTATTTTTTCGGGAGGTGTGGCTTTGCTCTTGATCCGGGAACGGGTAAATCCGGAAAATTGGAAGAGCGGAGTGCATTATTCCTGGCTCTATACAACGATGCAGATGACCAAGAGTTTTTTTATGATTTCGACCTATTTATACATCACGACGACGGAAACGAGTTTGTTGATTAATATAGAGGTTGTGCTTACTTATCTGATGGCTTATCTGTTTTTTAAACGGGTTCCTCACAAACGGGAATATTGGGGGATTGCTGTAATTCTTATCGGTTTTTTACTGTTGATTTATTCTTTACCGACAGCTGTGAGAATCCCGACGGCTGTATTGATATTGCTTGCAGCCACTGCGAGTTGTATCCGTTCTATCGTTGTGGAACAGACTTCCCGTAAAAGTCCGGAAACCACCGTTCGTCAAAAATGCGGTATTTCCGGATATACGATGTTTGTCGGGGGTACGGTTCTTATTGTTTTCTTTTTCGGGATCGCAGGTATCACTTTTTTGTTCGGAGAGAGTTTACCGAAACTGTTCTTTTTTTTGAATTATTTGCCTCAAATGACGGAAATGCTGAATCCTGAAACCGTAATCAGCGGTTGTTTAGCCGGTTTTTTTCTGAACTCCGCTTCGGTTTATTGGTTTTATGCTGCATTAAAGTGGACAAAGTCAGAAACCTTTATGGCATTTCGTGTATTTCAACCTATCCTGACTTATACTTTGGAGTTGTTGGCGGCTCTTTTTTACGCTGCGATGAAACCGGAATTGAGCACAAAAGATTTTTTTATCGGCGGTATTATTTTGCTGGGCTCAGTTTTGATTCTTATCGTACCTTCCAAAACGACCCGCTCCGAGATTTCCAAAAATTTTATCACCGAGTAGTGTTACTAATTTTTTTAATAAATGTGGCTATTAATATTAAATCTTTTGTATTTTTACAAGAAAATATGAAAGAGACTTTGATTTTAGATTGGGCCCGTAGGTTATGCAGATTCCGCAACTTGATTTTTAGATTGACCTATAAGTTTGATTACGATTAGTGTTTGGGGTGCTTTGTATAGGTTTTTGTTTTCGTGTTTTTGCATGGAAGTTGGAAGGTTTTTGAGGTAAAAATTACACAATGAGTCCGTCCCAGTGTGTAATTTTGAATTGTGATTCAATAAATCGGCAACCGTTTTATCAGATAATCTGAAATCTATAATCGTGTAATCTACAATCTACAATTTAAAATCTACAATTTAAAATCTACAATCTCTCTATATACATTCTGACATGTGGTGTTTTAAGAAGTTTGTTTTTTTGTGTTTATGGATGGGCTGGGGTACTGTTTGTCCGGCCGCGTTTTTTCCGGAATTGTCCGGCCGTGTTATTTCCGAAGGGCGCGGCGTGGAGGGCGTGGCTGTAACCGACGGTTATACGGTGGTGAGGACGGATGCCCGGGGGAGATACCGGCTGCCGGGGAATACAGCGGCAGAGTTTGTATATATCACTTTGCCTGCCGGTTATGAAGTACCGTTGCAGGATGAGGTACCCTGTTTTTTCCGGCGGATTAACAAGGCTGCAAAGAAACAGAAGTTTGATTTTTACCTGCAAAAAAGCGGTAGGAACGATGATAGGCATGTTGTGGTGGTGGCTGCCGACCCGCAGGTGTATTTCGATGAAGAGCTTCCGGCTTTGCAAAAGATTGCAGATGATATGCAGAGTTGGGTGGCCGGTAAATACGGGGAAATACCGGTTTATGGGATGGTAGCGGGGGATGTGATCGGGGATATACAGCGGAATCCGGGATGTTTCGGGGCGGTGAAACATATTCTGTATCATACGCAGATTCCTTTTTTCTATGCTGCCGGTAATCACGATCTGGACAGGGGAGGACGTTCAAATGAGCGTTCCAGGACGATGTATGCCGCTCATTTCGGTCCGGCCTACTATTCTTTTAACCGGGGCAGAGTACATTATATTGTTTTGGACGGGGTGTTTGCTTTGGGAAAGGATTATTTATATACCGGTTATCTGGCTGAAAGGCAATTGGAATGGTTGGAACAGGATCTGGCATTGGTTCCGGAAGGTTCGCCGGTGGTGGTATTGACCCATATTCCGACTTATTCCCGGGAGGCCCGGAGTGGAAATTATGCGAAAGAACGGACTTCACAGGTGATTAACAATCGTGCTCATTTGTACGATTTGTTGAAGTCTTATCGGGTACAGATATTATCGGGACATACCCATTATCATGAAAATTATGTGATAGCGGATAATTTGTACGAGCATGTACATGCCTCTCTCTGCGGTCTGTTTTGGCAGGCACCGTGGTGTGGTGACGGTACCCCCATCGGTTATACGGTGTATGAAATGGACGGAGACAGCATTTCCTGGTATTTCAAGCCGGTTGGAGATGACCGTTCTTATCAGTTCAGGGCATATGCCGCCGGAGAAAATGATTTGAAACCGGAAGCATTGACTGTAAATGTGTGGAATTATGACCCGTCCTGGAAGATATATTGGTATGAGGACGGGGAGAGAATGGGGGAGATGGAACGTTATACCGGTATTGATCCGGTTATCGACAGCTATGTTGTGTCTCACCGGAAGAGTTTTAAATACGATTATATCGGGGCTGAACCGACGGAACATCTGTTTTTTGCGATACCCCGTTCTGCCGGAGCAGCGATCAGGGTGGAGGCGACCGACCGTTTCGGAAATGTATATTCCGGTACACCCCGGAAGGTAGAGGAATGGCTCAACGATCAGTCTGTTCGATAGCTTTTATCCTTTTCAGCAGCGAGGGGTGGGAATAATATACGAATTCATACCAGGGATGAGGAGTGAGGTTGCTCAGGGATTTTACCGATATTTTTTTCAATCCGCTGACGAGTGCTTCTCCTTCGTTATGCCGGGTTGCGAATGCGTCTGCTTCGTATTCATTTTTCCGGGACCAGATGTTCATGCATATTCCCAATAACATACTGACCGGACTGTACAGGATAGCGAAGGTAACCAGACCCAGCTGGAAATAGGCCCGATCGCTCCCCAATGCTTCTGAAAAAGCCTGTATATTAACCAGTAAGGAGAATAGCCACAACATGAAACCGGTTTGCAGAATGGAGGCGGACATGAATTTCAGGGTGTGTTTTTTGCGGTAATGTCCGATTTCGTGTGCCAGTACCGCTACAATTTCTTCTTCTGTCAGATCTTGTAACAGGGTGTCGTAGAGGACGATCCGTTTTTCCGCTCCAAATCCGGTAAAATAGGCATTGGCTTTTGTCGATCGCTTCGATCCGTCGATTACATAGATATTTTTCAACCGGAAACCGGTCCGGGATGCGAATGCCTCGATCTTATCCCGCAGACTGCCGGCTTGCAGCGGGGATTGTTTGTTGAATAAAGGAACAATCAGGCGGGAATAGAACATGGCCATGAATATTGAGAATAAGCTGATCAATACCCAGGCATATATCCAGAACCGGCTTCCTGTCCATAAATAAAAGCCGACGACGGCGGATAAAATGAGTCCGCCGATGATCAATGAGAGAAATACCCCTTTTACCGCATCCGTTATCCAGGTGTTGAGCGTCGATTTATTAAAACCGTATTTTTCTTCTATCCGGAATGTGGCATACCAACTGAACGGCATTTCCAACAGGGTGGATATCACAGACAAGCCCAGCATAAAGAACAGGGTTTGCCAGAGGATGCTGTCGGTGCGGCTTACAATCCAGTCGTTGTACAGGCCGAAACCTCCGGCCGCCAGAAACAGGACGGTTACGGTAAAAGAAAAAGCGGAACTGATCAGGCCGAACCGGTTGTTTTCTTTTTTATAGGATTGAAACCGTTTGTATTCTTTTTCGTCGTAAATACCTTTTAATTTCTCCGGCAGGACGGGTGACATCGCCCGTATATTCAATCCTTCCAAAAATCTTTCGAAGATAAAGTCTGCACATAAAAACAGCAGGATGATGATATATATTGTTTCACTATTCATAGGTTCGTTGTAAATTTTAAATTTATGATTTCAGACTGTAGATTAGCCGATAAAATAATTCGTTGTCGGATTTATTTGACTATACCTCAAAATTACACAATGAGTCCGTCCCAGTGTGTAATTTTGAGCAATTGTAAATCATAAATTTAAAATGCATTGTCGGTATTGTTTTTGCAACAAAGGCATTGCAAAGGTAATAAAAGCCGGAAAATAGAGGTAAAGAAAAGTTTTGAATTTTGGGATTGGCAGATGGATAACGGAGGGAAAAATGTTGTAGTTTTGTTTCGGTTAAAAACAGATTTGTGAATTTCCGGTCCTTTTGCGGATACGGATTTACGGAACAGCTAAGACGAAGTAGTTATGAAAGCGATTATTATTACCATCGGTGATGAAATTTTACTGGGTCAGATTCTGGATACGAATTCCAGGTTTATTGCGGGACATCTGACATTGGCCGGGATCGAGGTTACAGAGATGCGTTCTGTCGCCGATAGGCGGGACGAGATTTACGAAGCCGTGGACTATGCCATGAATGAGGCGGAGCTGGTGATTGTGACCGGAGGGTTGGGACCGACGAAGGATGATGTAACGAAAAAGGTGCTGGCGGAGTATTTCGGTTCTAAGCTGACGTTAAATCCGGAAGTTATGGTGTGGTTGGAGGAATTGTTACAGGGCCGGGGAATTGCTTTGAATGAGAACAATAAAAGTCAGGCGGTATTGCCGGACAATTGCCGGGTTCTGCGGAATTTTAAGGGAACCGCTTCCGGTATGTGGTTCGAACGGGGATGGAAGTCTTTGATTTCTTTGCCCGGTGTCCCTTTTGAAATGGAGCATCTGATGGAAACGTATGTACTTCCGGAGTTGAAAAGGAGATATCCGCATTTGCAGTTGGCTTACCGGATGTTGCAGGTGTACGATATTCCGGAATCGGAATTGGCCGAACGGCTGAGCGGTTGGGAGGAGGCTTTGCCGGAAGGTCTGGGATTGGCTTACCTGCCTTCTCCCGGTTTGGTTAAGCTGCGGATTACGGCTAAGGGGAAAGCGGTCGAAAAGCTGGAAGCGTATTATGAAACGTTGAAGGAAAGTCTTACCGGTTTGTACTATACCGAGGGGGAAGCGGATTCTGTGGAAAAGCAGTTCGGGGAGTGTCTGCGCAAAAGGAATCTGACGATTGCTACGGCAGAGAGCTGTACGGGGGGATATATAGCTCATCTGATTACTTCCGTAGCGGGGAGTTCGGATTATTTCAAAGGGAGCGTAGTTGCGTATGCCAATGAGGTGAAAAATAAAGTGTTAGGGGTGGATATGAACGATATAGAGCGATATGGGGCCGTAAGCGGGGAAGTTGTGAAACAGATGGCGGAGGGAGTAAAGCGGGTGATGGGTACGGACTATGCCGTTGCGACCTCCGGAGTTGCCGGGCCTGCCGGGGGAACACCGGAGAAACCGGTAGGTACGGTTTGGATCGGCGTGGCTACTCCTTGTAAAACGTTTGCCCGGAAGTTTGTATTTTCTTTTACCCGGGAGCGCAATATTGCCAAGACTGCGGTAAAAGCACTGGAGTTGATTGCAGAGGCCGTGCAGGAGGAAGCCTGAAAAATAAATCAGTGCGACTGTCATCCTGTCAGTATTTTCCGAATGGCACAACAATTGCCTGTTGAATAGCGTAAATCAGAAAAATAACTAATCATTAAAATATATACGCTATGACAACAGGCAAAATTGGTGTTTCAACAACTGATTTGTTTCCGATTATCAAAAAGTTTCTTTATTCGGATCATGATATTTTTTTACGTGAGATCGTTTCGAATGCCGTAGACGCTACTCAAAAGCTGAAGGTTCTGGCTTCCTCGGGTGAGTTTAAAGGCGAGCTGGGAGAATTGAAGGTACGGGTGAGGGCTGACAAAGAGGCAGGCACGCTGACGATTTCGGACAACGGGATCGGTATGACCCGTGAAGAAGTGGAAAAATACATCAATCAGATTGCTTTTTCGGGTGCCGAAGAATTTCTGGAAAAACACAAGGACGATGCGGCAACCATTATCGGGCATTTCGGTTTGGGATTTTATTCTTCGTTTATGGTTAGCGATGAAGTGGAGATCGTAACGAAATCTTATCGGGAAGGTGCGCAGGCAGTCAGATGGACCTGTAAAGGGGATCCGGAATATACCCTGGACGATACGGAAAAGGCTGAGCGGGGAACGGATATCATTATGCACATCAACGACGATGATAAAGAATTTCTGGAAGAAGGTAAAATCAGCGAATTGTTGAATAAGTACTGTAAGTTTTTACCTGTAGAAATTGTTTTCGGGAAGAAGAAGGAATGGAAGGACGGGAAATATGAAGAGACTGATGCCGACAATGTGATCAATGATGTTAATCCGGCCTGGACACGTAAACCTTCCGAACTGACGGAAGAAGATTATCAGAAGTTTTACCGTCAGTTGTATCCGATGGCAGAAGATCCTCTGTTTCACATCCATTTGAATGTGGATTATCCTTTTAATCTGACCGGTATACTGTATTTCCCGAAAATCAGTAATAAGTTTGAGATTCAGAAAAATAAGATTCAGCTATACAGCAATCAGGTGTATGTTACGGATTCCGTAGAAGGGATTGTACCCGAATACCTGACTTTATTGCATGGGGTGATCGATTCGCCGGATATTCCGTTGAATGTTTCCCGTTCGTATTTGCAGAGCGACCGCAATGTGAAGAAGATATCCAACCACATAACGAAGAAGGTGGCAGACAGCCTGAGCGATATTTTCAAAAACAACCGGGAAGATTACGAAAAGAAATGGGACGACCTGAAAATATTCATTCAGTATGGAATGCTGACCGATGAAAAATTTGCGGAGAGAGCCCAGGAAATTTATTTGTTCAAAAACACCGACGGAAAATATTTTACTTTTGAAGAGTATGATACTCTGATAAAAGAAAATCAGACGGATAAGGATAAGAATATCGTTTCCCTCTATGCTACAGATGCTACCGAGCAGTTCAGTTATATCGAGAAGGCAAAAGCCAAAGGATACGATGTGTTGTTGATGGACGGACAGTTGGATACCCACTTTATCAATCATCTGGAGCAGAAACATGCCGACCACAAATATTTTAGGGTGGATTCGGATGTTGTAGAGAAACTGATTCAGAAGGAAGAAACCCGTAAGAGCGATCTTTCTGAAGCGGAACAGGATGAGTTGCGTCCGGTATTTTCTTCACAATTACCCAAGGATAACGGCATGTTTATGGTCAGCTTCGAGGCTTTGGGAGAGGGCAGCGATCCGGTTGTCGTGACCCGTTCGGAGTTTATGCGCCGTATGAAAGAAATGGCTGCCATGAATCCGGGAATGAATTTTTACGGGGCAATGGGCGACCAGTATACTTTGGTTGTAAATACCGATCATAAGCTGGTGAAAACCGTTTTGGAGGATGAGAAAAAATCGATGGATGCCAAACTGGCTCCGATTAATTTCGAAATTAAGGAGAATGAAGGGAAGAAAACGGAACTGGACGAATTGAATAAGGGTAAAAAAGACGAGGAAGTACCACAAGTCGATAAAGATCGCCTGAAGGAGTATTCCGAGCAGATCGATAAACTGAAAAAGCAGAAAGAAACCTTGTTGGAGGAATACGGCAAGGAGAATAAGATCGTAGGGCAGTTGATTGATTTGGCTTTACTGGCAAACGGTTTACTGAAAGGAGAAGCTTTGAATAGGTTTGTGAAGAGGAGTGTCGATTTGATCCGGTAATATTCCGGGAAGGCTCATAAAATAAGTATCGTCCGGAAAGTCGTCGTCATAACGTTGGCTTTCCGGATATTTTTTATATTCGTTGCCTGTTTGAAAAAACAGATGCCGGATAATTATAGGATTCTAACAAAAATTGATTACTTTCGTTAAATCAAGGGAAAGAGAAAACGGCCTGGATTTACGGACTTCAATTTTACGTTCCGGTTTTTCTTTTGTCGTTTTTTTGAGTTGCAGGTTATTGTATTTTTCAATAGATTGTCAGTTTTTATAAAATACTTAAAATATCGGATATGAGAATTGTTTATAGTAAGACGACTTTCCGGAATGCCGTATACCGGGCATTGATCTCGGTTATCATCGGGGTTGTTTTGATTGCTTGGCCTGATGTCGCCCTAAAGTCTATCGTTATGTTTATCGGGGCTTTGTTCCTGCTTACCGGAATAATGGCTTTCGTTGCTTCTTACCGTCGCCAGCAGGCCGAACAACGGGCTGACGGCTTGTTGTCCCTGAATGGAATCGGAAGTATGGTGCTGGGTATTTTGCTTATTTCCATACCTTTGTTTTTCACAACGATATTGATGGTTATATTGGGATGTGTCTTGCTTTTGGCGGCAATTGCACAATTGGTGACTTTGTCGGCAGCCCGTCAGCTCGGCTACATTTCCCCTATGAACTATTTTTTCCCTATCCTGATTATGTTGGCGGGATTGGTGGTGGTTTTCAGACCTTGGGGAAGTGCTGAATATGTTGTCATCATATTGGGAATCACTTCCATGTTTTATGGAATCACCGATCTGATCAGTCAGTACGGTATTCATAAGATGCGGAAACATTGGGAAGAAGAGGAGCAGAAAAAGAAACTGGACGGAGACCGGGATATCGAAGACACCGATTATGAAGAAGTGAAGTGACGGATTTCAGAGGGATGCGAACAGCATGATGAAGAAATAGAGGAAAACGGATAAGATAACGCCTTTCGAGGCGTTGTTTTTATTAAAGCGCAGAAACAGGTAAAACAATCCCAGATTGGCAAAAAATACGCCGATAGCAACAATTTTCAAATGTACTTTCAATACGAATGCCTGTTCGATAAATGCAGTGACAGAGAGATAATTGAAGCGCAGTAAGTAGATCAGTGCGACAATGATAAACGGGGCGGTAAGCCCGGCCAGTAAACCGATATACAATTTGTCTTTCATCTGTTTTTACAAAGTTAAATTCCGGATGTATTATTGAA
It encodes the following:
- a CDS encoding fumarate hydratase, with the protein product MAEFKYQEPFPIEKDTTEYRLLTKDYVKTVDCDGRKILKIEKEGLELLAREAYADVSFYLRASHLQKLADILKDPEASDNDKFVAHTLLLNQVVSAEGQLPTCQDTGTAICIGMKGQDVYTGYNDAEAISKGVFETYRDRNLRYSQVVPFTMTEEKNTGTNLPAQIDLYATQGNAYKFLFMTKGGGSANKTFLYQQTKALLNEETLTKFIAEKVLDLGTSACPPYHLAVVIGGTSAEACLATVKKASAGYYDHLPTSGNEGGRAFRDLEWEARIQKICQQKGIGAQFGGKYWVHDVRVIRLPRHAASCPVGIGVSCSADRNIKAKVTEDGIFLEQLEKNPARFLPAETPALAPAVNIDLDQPMENVLKELTKYPVKTRLNLSGTLIVARDIAHARIKQMIDEGKPMPEYFKKHPVYYAGPAKTPQGMPSGSFGPTTAGRMDPYVDLFQSMGGSMIMVAKGNRSKAVTDACQKHGGFYLGSIGGPAAILAKNSIKSVEVVDFEELGMEAVRKIRVENFPAFIIVDDKGNDFFAEWAH
- a CDS encoding DMT family transporter — its product is MKGALFALATVLTWALMGVVNRYCVSKYGINVLVFTSFLIFSGGVALLLIRERVNPENWKSGVHYSWLYTTMQMTKSFFMISTYLYITTTETSLLINIEVVLTYLMAYLFFKRVPHKREYWGIAVILIGFLLLIYSLPTAVRIPTAVLILLAATASCIRSIVVEQTSRKSPETTVRQKCGISGYTMFVGGTVLIVFFFGIAGITFLFGESLPKLFFFLNYLPQMTEMLNPETVISGCLAGFFLNSASVYWFYAALKWTKSETFMAFRVFQPILTYTLELLAALFYAAMKPELSTKDFFIGGIILLGSVLILIVPSKTTRSEISKNFITE
- a CDS encoding calcineurin-like phosphoesterase C-terminal domain-containing protein, with product MWCFKKFVFLCLWMGWGTVCPAAFFPELSGRVISEGRGVEGVAVTDGYTVVRTDARGRYRLPGNTAAEFVYITLPAGYEVPLQDEVPCFFRRINKAAKKQKFDFYLQKSGRNDDRHVVVVAADPQVYFDEELPALQKIADDMQSWVAGKYGEIPVYGMVAGDVIGDIQRNPGCFGAVKHILYHTQIPFFYAAGNHDLDRGGRSNERSRTMYAAHFGPAYYSFNRGRVHYIVLDGVFALGKDYLYTGYLAERQLEWLEQDLALVPEGSPVVVLTHIPTYSREARSGNYAKERTSQVINNRAHLYDLLKSYRVQILSGHTHYHENYVIADNLYEHVHASLCGLFWQAPWCGDGTPIGYTVYEMDGDSISWYFKPVGDDRSYQFRAYAAGENDLKPEALTVNVWNYDPSWKIYWYEDGERMGEMERYTGIDPVIDSYVVSHRKSFKYDYIGAEPTEHLFFAIPRSAGAAIRVEATDRFGNVYSGTPRKVEEWLNDQSVR
- a CDS encoding M48 family metallopeptidase codes for the protein MNSETIYIIILLFLCADFIFERFLEGLNIRAMSPVLPEKLKGIYDEKEYKRFQSYKKENNRFGLISSAFSFTVTVLFLAAGGFGLYNDWIVSRTDSILWQTLFFMLGLSVISTLLEMPFSWYATFRIEEKYGFNKSTLNTWITDAVKGVFLSLIIGGLILSAVVGFYLWTGSRFWIYAWVLISLFSIFMAMFYSRLIVPLFNKQSPLQAGSLRDKIEAFASRTGFRLKNIYVIDGSKRSTKANAYFTGFGAEKRIVLYDTLLQDLTEEEIVAVLAHEIGHYRKKHTLKFMSASILQTGFMLWLFSLLVNIQAFSEALGSDRAYFQLGLVTFAILYSPVSMLLGICMNIWSRKNEYEADAFATRHNEGEALVSGLKKISVKSLSNLTPHPWYEFVYYSHPSLLKRIKAIEQTDR
- a CDS encoding competence/damage-inducible protein A; the protein is MKAIIITIGDEILLGQILDTNSRFIAGHLTLAGIEVTEMRSVADRRDEIYEAVDYAMNEAELVIVTGGLGPTKDDVTKKVLAEYFGSKLTLNPEVMVWLEELLQGRGIALNENNKSQAVLPDNCRVLRNFKGTASGMWFERGWKSLISLPGVPFEMEHLMETYVLPELKRRYPHLQLAYRMLQVYDIPESELAERLSGWEEALPEGLGLAYLPSPGLVKLRITAKGKAVEKLEAYYETLKESLTGLYYTEGEADSVEKQFGECLRKRNLTIATAESCTGGYIAHLITSVAGSSDYFKGSVVAYANEVKNKVLGVDMNDIERYGAVSGEVVKQMAEGVKRVMGTDYAVATSGVAGPAGGTPEKPVGTVWIGVATPCKTFARKFVFSFTRERNIAKTAVKALELIAEAVQEEA
- the htpG gene encoding molecular chaperone HtpG; its protein translation is MTTGKIGVSTTDLFPIIKKFLYSDHDIFLREIVSNAVDATQKLKVLASSGEFKGELGELKVRVRADKEAGTLTISDNGIGMTREEVEKYINQIAFSGAEEFLEKHKDDAATIIGHFGLGFYSSFMVSDEVEIVTKSYREGAQAVRWTCKGDPEYTLDDTEKAERGTDIIMHINDDDKEFLEEGKISELLNKYCKFLPVEIVFGKKKEWKDGKYEETDADNVINDVNPAWTRKPSELTEEDYQKFYRQLYPMAEDPLFHIHLNVDYPFNLTGILYFPKISNKFEIQKNKIQLYSNQVYVTDSVEGIVPEYLTLLHGVIDSPDIPLNVSRSYLQSDRNVKKISNHITKKVADSLSDIFKNNREDYEKKWDDLKIFIQYGMLTDEKFAERAQEIYLFKNTDGKYFTFEEYDTLIKENQTDKDKNIVSLYATDATEQFSYIEKAKAKGYDVLLMDGQLDTHFINHLEQKHADHKYFRVDSDVVEKLIQKEETRKSDLSEAEQDELRPVFSSQLPKDNGMFMVSFEALGEGSDPVVVTRSEFMRRMKEMAAMNPGMNFYGAMGDQYTLVVNTDHKLVKTVLEDEKKSMDAKLAPINFEIKENEGKKTELDELNKGKKDEEVPQVDKDRLKEYSEQIDKLKKQKETLLEEYGKENKIVGQLIDLALLANGLLKGEALNRFVKRSVDLIR
- a CDS encoding HdeD family acid-resistance protein, with the protein product MRIVYSKTTFRNAVYRALISVIIGVVLIAWPDVALKSIVMFIGALFLLTGIMAFVASYRRQQAEQRADGLLSLNGIGSMVLGILLISIPLFFTTILMVILGCVLLLAAIAQLVTLSAARQLGYISPMNYFFPILIMLAGLVVVFRPWGSAEYVVIILGITSMFYGITDLISQYGIHKMRKHWEEEEQKKKLDGDRDIEDTDYEEVK